The Drosophila nasuta strain 15112-1781.00 chromosome 2R, ASM2355853v1, whole genome shotgun sequence genome segment tcaacaGAAAGCAAAGCACTTAAAAGAACCTTTCACTTTAAGCTGTAGCAACACAGTTCTACAAAATctcaaatatgtttttttattatttgaactATAAGTTTGATATTATTATCAATTGGGTACAAGGTGAATATAGCGAGCTTCCCGAACTAAggtgaatttaattttaaaatgtcgcccaaaagtatgctttattttttaagcGATCTTGGTAAATAATTTCgcaattaagaaattaaacattttacatttaaattttttgtaaagCATATTTGAGTTTTGAGTCAGTAGTTGCACAGTGTAATTAGCAAAAagcattaattaaatgaaattttcacgTTTACTTGACTGGACTCTCGGGCCAGATGCAAATCATTTGGCAAGCATTTGAAACAAAAGACAGCGAGCAAAAACGATGGCAAGCAGCAAAGCAGAGGCAACTGAATCGGGTTGTCTTTAATAACAAGTACGAGAGATTCAATTAGAGGATTTTCATTTActgttagttagttagttagtggCAAAAAATTCAACAAGAGTTTAGATATgtttagagagagagagacagtaatagagagatagagagatatACATATTCACAACATCAAAAAGGAAATCCATCAACTACTACGATAAACAACTAGATTGGATAGAGTAAAGCCAAATGGTGTGGCACAGTTACCTGGTGGGGAACTTGGAGAGCCAAGTCTTACAGCAGCTTGGACGTTTCGGTGGCTGCATATGCACCTCGCATTGGCGCAGCTTCTCCAGCGCCAACGGATCACCGGGATGGCGCACCAGCGGTTTCTGTAGACCGCCACCGCGCGAATATTGCGATGCCGTTTGACATGGAATTTTGATTGTAGTTGATGCAATGAACGGGGTGGTGGGGTGGGTTTTTGGCGTAGGCAACAATAGCGCCATGGCACGATTACAGAATGGTGAAAGGGGCAAAATGGTGATAGCGTTCgcaatggcgatggcgatggtgatgtcgatggcgatggcaatggcatgtgcgtaatttcatttaatttcgttgcaatttttcatttaattccGGTTGGTTGAATCGATTGGGTAGGTTGAGTGCCAGCAGCAAATGTTTCGTTGATGGTTTTCgagagttgcgagttgcgagttggaGTTCGAGTTGAATGTTGGATGTGTATCAGGTTGAGATTGAGTTGGTTTATATGTGGTTTGATTTTGGTTagttttttgtggttttacacgtttgaaaaaaagttgcaCGATTTTTGTTCAACGtgatgtgtgtttgtgtgtgtgtgtgtgtgtggttgtgcgtttgtgtgattttttgttgttaataaaAAGAGGCAAATATAAAGGAAATAGTtgttttaatagttttatCATAAACATTTTGCAGTAGCCAATTTGATTCGATATTAAAACGAAAATAGATAAAGTTgcatttgtttcttttatgaCTTTAATTTAAGCGACGGCAGACTAAAGACGAATGTTAAAATGCTGGAAACTTATCTATTTAACTATTAAACATTAAACTTCCTCATTCTCCGATTAATCTCTAATTTTTTTCTTCCTAATTATTGTTACTGatattgaaaatagaaatatattctAAGTAACTTATACTTAACTGCCTTAGCTTTACTCTTTGACTTCTTATACATCTTAATTATGTAAAAAATAATGAGgaaaaaatataagttttgTCAAGACAATTAGGGCTATTGAGAtatattcatttcatattctGCTTGCTTCTATATACTTTTACAAACTCAAAAATTCCAAATCCCTTCCTGTTTTGAATTCCCGATATAAGCTCTAATCCCCCCGCAATTATAATTGGCTCTGTTTTAAGGTTATAGTTAAAGAATATTGATAATTGAAAGGTAAGTACCATTGCGAATGTTGCATTGCTATCTGTATCGAGCAAATCTGAAGCGGCATCTAAACTGGCCTGCTCCAAATCGCGACGTTTCTTTTTCATATTCTCCTTATGCATGTCTGCGGCCCGATCCGTATATGTTGCATGTGGTAGAAGATTTTTGACAAGAATTTATTTGTTCCacaaaaattttgatattttcgaTAGacattgcatatttttgtttggtttggatttggtttttacagttgaattttaattaaatttgtatttgtattgttttttttttgttcagatTTGTTTAGTTAAGATGCATAGCACATATTTATACAGTTATACAGTTAGAtagcgacagagacagcgagtgagagaaagaaagagagacagagatagataGTCACACATACAGaaacattaaattgtttaaagtgttttcgaaatcaaaaatatttaatcgGTTGCaagagtttatttttttttgtttgagtATAAGTTCGGTTTGCGTTGAGTATTGTTTTGGgataaatcataataaaattaaaagtttatgtgtgttttgaaaatagaattataaccaaaaaacaaaaaagaaatgttcaGATTAGATACAAGCAGAGacaacagcaaagaaaaaaggaaatgGTAAATACAATCAAACATAAAATGGGAAATTTGTcgaaaaatttgttgaaacaTTTGTCcaatttgttttagttttagttgtgtttttttttttcaaacgCGTTGTTTAGTTGTTTTGTGGTTGGTTTGGTTGAGTATGCGTTAGAGTGgttgtgagtgtatgtgtgtgtgtgtgacgtcGATGAGTGTGAGGGCACAATGAAATAAGAGAGTAAAACGAAACAGAAAACATGGATTAGTAGAAATATATACGTAGAAATCATTTCGGTAGATACAATATTTATGTGaatgaaaacacaaaatacgAGAAatgataggtaaataaatgCTACTGGCTAAAGCTAAAATCGTTGGGTTTTATCGTAATCGTATTACTAAAAAAATTGGTTAGTATTTATAGACCAAAAATCAGCTTGTATATTGCCCAAAAATTGTGTGCCACGCCGAAGGTGTAGagtagtagttgtagttgtagtagtagtagttgaGCTCGCCTAGctatgtgagtgtgtatctgtatctgtaatTGTAGCTGTATCTTTTCGCCATTGTCGGTGGGCGTAGCAAGCTGTATCTGagtgtgtatatgtattcgagtgtgtgtgtgtgtgtataacaGTCCTGTTACTTAGTACATTCAGTTGTTAGTCGttgtatagaaatatataCAGGTACACAATATACGACGAGAGCATACGTTACAAGGATGTTGTACGTATGCATCGTTGTTATCGATACAAAAATAAGtattacaaaaaaaggaaCAGTAGTAAAAATAGATAAACACCATCgattaataacatttataaGTTTGTTAAGAAGCATATCAAATCTCAATTACTAGCTTTATTCAAACCTGAGCGGGAGGCATAGTTCACCAGGGCAAATTCGAGCAGTGCCCCAAAGACAAACGTCAAACAGACGCCGGTCCATACATCAATTGCCTTTGTATAGGAAACTGGAGGCAGTGAGGCATTGATGCCCGATGTTTGTGTGGCCATTGTTAGCAATGTGGTAACACCTGAAATGGTTCGATTTCATAACAttattatcaatatattaattaatatgaacaatacaatttcatttgacaAACAAAACGTTATGAGAATGACATTTGAGTATTATACggttatacaaaatatgtgaaatattAGAATATACGAAAGTTACCAGACATACGACATCAAAGTTCATACAGTATTTTTATTCGTTAGCTGCAAGTTGGAGCCATATTTAGTTGTAGCACTTACCTAACGATACTCGAGCTGGCACTGCGCCTTGATCCAGCCAGAATGATACCCATGAGACAATGACCAACATACAGcatggtatataaatttgtattaagtAATATGAGAATTCTCGCTTGAATAGTAGATCGACTTTGAGGCAACTGTATTCACCTATGAGTATACAAGGTATATAAATTGTGTCAAACTCAAAATGTACGGGAGGATATGTACTCGAAAGAggcgtttttttgtttttcttttcatttttcatttttcaatttctccATTCACACAGATACACGCAGAGTAGTAGTAGctcacatacgcacacactcagatatatatatatacattgagcttgttgtaaaaataaaatgagttAGACACTGAagaacatacacacatttccaatatttataataagtacataaaaaaattgtcATCCAATAAacgcacaaaaataaaaataaaagtaaacgatacaaataaattcacttGCTTTTCGAAATTTTGGCAGAATAAAAGAATGATagaaaattatacattttttacattttcattttcttttttttttgcgttttgcatttttatgtacAGGAAATAGGTTTGGcttcaaataatattatgcACAGACCGAGGGGAACGGGGGGCATTTTGGGTTAGGTGTATACGTAATgtatttacacaaaaaaacgaaaaaacgaaaagaaaaatataagtcaaataaaatgtaaaccAGGAGATACAGTTAAAGagactgacagacagagagtgagatagagagagagagagagttatagacagagacagagagacactTAGAATGAGagttgaaaattataaaatggcATCATAGGCAAAATGTATCAacatcaattcaattttctgACTTTTGCAACAAAACTCTTAACGGAAATGAAGTTCGTAGGCTTTGTGtgctattgtttttgttcttgttgttgttgttgtcgctcctgttgctgctgctgttgctgctgatgctgtatCAGCTTCCGCTGTAAACGCCCCCACATGATTGCCCACGCCCCCTGCTTGTGCTTCATTTCCGTTAATTTGTTGGCAGTGCGTTCCATACTCTTCAAGACaaagttgtttattattttacattctcatattttcattttcatattcgttttcgttttcgtattcattttcatttgatattttttttcattcagtttgctcattaaattttctttgcttCTCATGTTTGCATTTAGCTGCTGCGTGTGGTTTATTTGCCTGGCTCTTTGGGGCCGCCTGTTACTGGGTGCTGGATATTGGATACTTCAGCGTATTCATCCTATTTCGTATTCACATCTGGCGCAAATGCTTTGCTTTTGGATTGGCTTAGACGTTATTTGCTCGGTGCCATCAATCAAAACGCGTGCACTCTGTTTGCAAATGTATTTCGCATTCTCGCACTGCATTCGCATTTGCAATGACTTTAgtaatgttttattttgtttagtatttttttttatcgtatttACTTTAAAGTATCGCCCAGTTTAATCCATTAAACGCTCATAGaagatataaaattaataaactttatGTGAGCAACTAAGTTCAAGGCGAGCTAAATGCAACAACTACGCAACGACTAAAAGGGTCAAAATTatgtgtataaaaatacttagaTATTCTCGATATAGTATGACTTGAATTTTCcgatttgaatatttgtttttgaagGGAATGACATCAGGCTCATGCAACGTTTTTAATGTCAGGATGAGCTAAGCAAAATGGGTGGAAATGAATGATATTGACATATTTGATTGACTGAATGCGTTATGAATCTTATTAGGTTTGTCTAGTATGATTTCAAGGTAACAACTATATGTAACGGCTATAAAGTTAAAGAAGGAAATTAAAGgatattatattcatattcattgaGACGACAGAGAACTTTATTATTGTCCTCTCCACCTGAGCACTTTTTGTGCTCTTCTTTGTGCACAGAATGGATACTCTTGTGTCTCTAACTTAAACAGGTTTTAGTATGAAAAGTTAATTGGGTTAATCGCTAAACTGCAGCATAAGTAATTTCTAAGTGACGTTTGCAACATCTAaagccaaacacacaaatcTGTAGCATCTCCTGGATATACTCGTAAATTATCCACCTAAGATGCTGACACACAATTTGCCCAAGTTTTGTGAAAAACTTTTGCGTATTTGTTTGCTCCTCATCTTGGCGCCTTCAGCTACaagtatacacacacatacatatgtatattcttattgacatacacatgcatatatacgagtatatcgTCATCGTctttatcattatcatcaccgtcgtcatcatcatgaACATTGGCGATGTCCTTTGTGCAAGTTTAAGCAACTACGTCGCAAACAATTTCCTCGATTAATTTACTTTCCGTGCGCCTTTGCCATTTTCTTAGCATTTTCCGTTTCGCATTTGCCTGTCGCAGTCGCtttcgcagtcgcagtcgcagtcgcagtcgtcgTCAGCTCTCAGATAAGTAGTTCTTGGTAGCCAAGGTAAACATTTACTTAAAGCGCGAACTGATTTCAAAGTGCTCATAAAAACTCAGAGCGGCAAAGGCAAGCGACACGGTATGTCAAACTGCACTAAAATGCTTCTGCTGGTGAGCTGGATGTGGATGTTGGTGGTGTGTGCATTCGTCTGTGTAtgagtgagtgtatgtgtgtgtgtgtgtgtgtggtgaagTGTGcggtgagtgtgtgtgaattaCATCGTAAAAAGTTGCTTTTTATGCGATTCGGGTATTGATAACGGCCCAACGCGATGTTCATGTGTAAACGGCATCATTacacgtgtgtgtgcgtgtgtgtgtgtgcgagtgtacATGATGATATTGTGTACCTGTGTTTGGGTTTTGGCTATGAAGTGCTTATGATGCcgtttatattatattcgaGCCACAAGAactatattgaaaaaataaactatgtatatataaagtatagtCTGTAGGTgtttaaacttttttgttgttgtgggatCTGCCTGAATGCCGCATGCAGCGCCTATCGAATTGTCCAGAgggaaatttaataaagtcaCAAAACTTTAAGCCAAAAACTAAGTTGGtctaaatgaaaaacaagCAGCACAAAACGATAAATATATGAACAACTAAAGTCTGCTACgcttatattatatatattatgttatgTATAGCAAGTTGTTGAACATTTCAAAAGTTTAAGTTcaaaatatagatatattaataaagtatatatatatatatagagatagATAATAGAgaatagatagatagagagagagagagagagctcaACACAATCAACACAACTtgtgaacacacacacaaaacgtaCCCGTGTTGGTTTTACTGTTACAGTAATCAGTCAAAAACTTCTCCAATGTGAAGCGAGGTAGGTGTAAGTTCTTAACCACTTGCACAGGATCACCCTCCTTCCAAAGGAACACTAAATCATTGGTCGTCCAGCCATCTATCATGCcatgaaaagaataaaaattatgtgTTATGTGTTATGttgaaaaaaaacaagtaagaaagctacagtcgagcgtactcgactgtgagatacccgctacccattttgaataaaagaaatatattttgcggtatttttctcaaaataacccgtttatactacaaaaatactaaaaatataccaaatggtatatttggtatatcgataaagtaccgcattcaaagtataccatagacggcacaatataccagattgtcagccaaagcaactaagacccctagtaagtaggcgtttttgcccatacaaaaatatttcttttataacttcgacaatttttatctgatcgcaaccaaatactatagtagttattatatataccaaaattcggaactctagctttaaaattacgcttgttattcgatttttttgttttgcgggggcggaagtgggcgtggcaaaaatttgaaacaaacttgatctgcgtgcaaacataacaaatgttgtcgaaaaaaaattatagctctatctcttatagtctctgagatctaggtgtttatacggacggacggacagacacacagacggacagacggacagacggacatggctatatcgtctcggctgttgacgctgatcaagaatatatatactttatagggtcggagatgcctccttctacctgttacaaacatttcctgccggcacaaagttataatacccttctaccctatgggtagcgggtaaaacaatttacaattgcCTCATATCCCACTTACAGCTTGCCATGCGAAGCGAGCAGATTTGTCTATCCAATGGATACAGTTTGAGATTCATTGGACATGCCAATGTTAATGAGATTCGTATACTGTAGAGCACGGAGCCATTGGGAAAGATGCGTATATACACGTTCGGCATAATGATGTTGTGAAAATGTCCCTCCTTCTCATTCGAGAAGAACAAATCCGGCATCCAGACGCGATTAGCCTCCGTCAATGTGAGATATTTCAAGCGTCCTATAAGCATACAGAGATTTGAGCCAATTAAGTGAACTATACCATAGAATATACATAGTAGTTATTGAGGGACTTTCACTCACCCTGTATGTCATCGAACTTGAGGCGCTCATCCGTCCACTGTTCTCTGAATGTCAGCTGGACGCTGTACTCCTGTGATTTGTCATCATCATTGTTGGTGGTAGAATAGCGAACGCGAAAAAAACGGAAAACTTTGTTAGTGTGGGAAGTCAAGCGTTCTTTCattgttcaattttcaatttcatcttCAATGCAATTCAATATGAACTACAATGCAAATTTCGCTTTGTCGAATTATAAGGGAATTTCAcgagcattttttttttctttggtgACTGTGTTTtcacatatataatttatttatttcttttttcgtgGTGGGGCTTATCAATTGGGTGGCttgcaaattgcttttgcaACGGGTGTGAAGGGTAGGAGAGCTTTAGCTTTACATATATAGTAGACAATTTGTTTGTGGTATGGAGAAGATAGTAGGTAAATTGTAGTAAGTAATatgagagagaacgagagcgagCAAGGCGTGGCGAGGCGTGTCGAACTTTTTTCGAGTAAGTTTAAGTTAGTTGATAGTTTGGTTTGGAGGTTAGTATATAGTGGCTATATGTATTTGGTTGGTTTGTTGAGTATTTTGTCGTAAAGCTTAAAGCATTTTCCTTGAGGCGAATATATGTTTCTGCTAGTTGCCAATTCTCGGCatggttttttaatttttggtattttgtttagtttagttgtCTTGGGTGTTAGGTATTCATGTCATGGCATGCATATAACATAAGTATATTatattcgaattcgaatttgaaatgcaaaatgcaatttgctcTCTCGCTGTTGAGCATCACATGCAATACAGCAGCATTCAGCATTCAGCATTCAGCATCGGGCATCATTATCGAATGCATTGTCGAATGCAATATTGCAACGTGttgcatacaaaatacaaaatcaggcagaaagcaaaaaaagaatgcGCGCAACGtgccaaaaatgcaaaaaaaggaaattgaCAGAGCAACAGCTATTGAACAGAGTGTCAAGCAAAGCAAGCACAGaacacaaagcaaaaagaaaatgagcATGGGCCATCTTACTTTgtaactatatatttataacacACTCTTAGACATTCGAATCTAAAGAAAAGTTCGATATTATATAACTACATGTATGAGCTTAAAATACCTTAACATACAACTCATGCAGAATGTTCGAAAACctagaatattattattaataatacattatttcatttgaataaaacTCTAGTAAtaacaagaataacaaaagTTATGCATATGTAAAGCTGAAAGAGTTGAAGTTATTTATAAAGtcatatattataaaattaatccACAAATGAATGTTTGGAATGACAATGTGTAACATCCACATCATCTTTGGAATCATGCATTAAAGAAGAGTTCAAATGAAAGCTGGGATCTGTGTTGAATCATTAAACGGAAAGAAATAATTAGATTTGAACGAAAATTTATAATCGAGTAATAATCCTATTAACCTGGCAAGCTTTTCGTAATGAAGTCGGAAACTATCTGAGTAGAATTTATGACAGCAATTTTCTTTCTCCAAAAGAGAAATGACAAACGACATTGTTTCTTTTATCGTTTTTAAGCAatgcgaaatgaaataaatttgaaaaattataacaaataattGGTTGTTATTTATGGCTtgtttaaatgtatataaattgatGCCAGTTTTTTGTATGTGGACAAAGCTGTCAGAGAGCTGggtttttatttagtatttctttttttttatgtagtTGTCATGTGTCCAGGGGCATTTTTGTAAtatgttttttgctttttatgatGTTATCCCAACGGAAATGTGGGCTGACAAATGGGTGACCCGTGAACACAAGCATTCACACATGTTCTGAATGAAATGGTTGTTAACTATTTGTACGTACTTACAGTTAGACTTgacatttgttttaataaatatttaatgtatatttgttttgataCTCGttgatattttgttgttgtatgtaggtgccgctgttgctgttatagTTGtactttttcaattattagTTTTAATGTCCCTCTCACGTTTGTGAATGACAAATCAAAAGGATAAACACAGCAGCTTATGAGCTTGAATATGCAATTGAAagcatataaaattaatattcattagAATCGATGTAATTTGACAATGAGGACAGATGAGGTAAATGAAACTGATCAATGCATTTGTGGCTGATTGTGAGTTTGAATAATAGTCTTGTTCTTATTGGCTTTTCCACTGATTTGACTTAAATTAACATAGGTCTAGCTAGTTACATGGTTGTATAAACTATGAGAACTTACACCTGATATAATCagttagtatttttaaaagtatcttaaattctaaacaaaatttagttTCAGTAAGGATTGTGGGTAAAAAATATTGCTCGTAAAGAGTCTGTGTTAAAGTTGAAATAAACAGAAATGCAACGGAAAGATTATTTTACACAGAAGAATAGAGGTCATGTGaaagaataataattgaattcataTATCACATACACTGTTGAATGTACACAGAgttgcaaaagaaaagaaatgagtgtataaattgtatattattgcACAAAATTCTTACaggtttttgtgttgttgcatTTCTTGAAGTTTACTTTTGTACATTCAGTAAGAAATttgtgaaattcaattaattttgagCGTTTTGCAAGACAGATTGAGAAATTGCAGATTGTTTAAAATGAACtaaaatgttttgttgtttttatacagCCAATTGAGTTTAATATTTTAGGTTTTgtacttttcaattttatttataacatttgtttatacatagattatttttctaaatatacatatttcatttacaatatacatacgagtacattttatttagtaCGGAAAAAGCGAAGCTTTGGTGTTTCTTTTCATTGATATTTTACACTCacaatcgcacacacacacgcacacacgtaCGTTAAATCACAGACACACggatatacacacacattccaTATACAAAGTTAAATTAGACATACGAGTgtgttttgaaatatttagaGCAAATATTATAAAGCGCTTGGGATTGTACTTGTTCGTATTCAAATTCATATATTCAtgttcatattcatattcatattcatactATATTCGTGTTGGGTGCTCTTTGCCAAACTGGAGCAGAAACTCACCATTTTGTAATCATCGATTTTCGAAATGGAGCGTAGAAACATGTTGACCTTGACTCTTGTTGCTAAATTCGCTAAAAAATGTTCATATCAGAATCGAGgagcattttattttagactgtttttttcttctttatatCAGAATTTATATGTAGATTTCGACCATTGATATCATCCTTATAAGATAAACGCTTATTTTAAACTTAAGACTAACTTAGAGCATTAACTTAGTTTTTGAATTTGATGAATTTTATGTGTGATTCAAATGTATGTCAGTTTcgaaatcaaaaagaaattaattaagaacAAAAggattaaatttataattgatttaattttgttatttcaaattcataCAGAGAAATGTCTGCATGGATCTCATTGAAGAATACAATTTAagttaaacaataaaaaacacaattaactATCACAATCATCTAATCAATcgattttgaaaatgtttattgcaGCTTTTGCACTTTCTTTAAGAAGAACACATGCcacacattttcatttagttagCAGCTAGAAAGCTtctcttttaatattttgctgtttgctgtttgcactttatgtaaatataatttctctTGCTTTGAGGTgtaaaacgaaaacaaacaaaacaaaacttagTTTGGCGAATTCAATGATTTCTGTTTTTGGAAGTGAGGGGCAAATTAAATGGGGCGAGCTGTGATTTGAGGTGGATACAAGAGGATAGACAACCAATCAACACACGtacaaagcacacaaaaattaaataacacaTTTTGGtcacattttcaattattataggcaataattattattgtagttgttgttaatAAGTATATAGATTAGTATTAATCAAAAGGAAATTGttgaacaaattgaaaatatatgtaaaacaatacaataattataccACATAATATAAAGTATGTAATAATTTCAGGTTTGGAATATTAATTTCTGGcatactgaaatatttttgtcgACCATTGCAGTCGTCATCACAATTAGTATTAATTTGATATGAGATAATAAgttaattattgtatgtagGCATAATTAACATTGAGAGACAGAGCGATATAGAGATTTGTAATTGattagagaaagagagagagagagagagagcgatatAGGTAGAGTATAATAGATCGATAGAggcaagagaaagagagatataGTTACAGAGAGATGATAATGAAACTATATATCATTGGTCGAACTTAAGAGTTAAGAGATCTAGTAGAGAAAGAGTAATAGAGTTGTAGAGGGTTAGTGAATGAGAGATTGAAAGAGTGTTGCATAGGAAAGAGATCCAAAAAGACATTTTCcttatgttttgtttatttttactaCAAAACAGAGTtgttattttacatttttgtttgacagacaataataaaaaataataaccagttatcgaatgcagatgtgTAACTTAAATAACATATCACAAAGACTAATAATATAATGCATCATAAATCTTAGCCAATTATTTCCTTATGTGTAACAAAAAGACAGACATTTTCATTAGATAATTTCGAAAActataatttgaaatgaatagtttgaaaaataaaagagaaaacacATC includes the following:
- the LOC132783937 gene encoding glutamate-gated chloride channel isoform X4, translated to MGTGHYFWAIFYFTSLCSASLANNAKINFREKEKKVLDQILGAGKYDARIRPSGINGTANLATRVKVNMFLRSISKIDDYKMEYSVQLTFREQWTDERLKFDDIQGRLKYLTLTEANRVWMPDLFFSNEKEGHFHNIIMPNVYIRIFPNGSVLYSIRISLTLACPMNLKLYPLDRQICSLRMASYGWTTNDLVFLWKEGDPVQVVKNLHLPRFTLEKFLTDYCNSKTNTGEYSCLKVDLLFKREFSYYLIQIYIPCCMLVIVSWVSFWLDQGAVPARVSLGVTTLLTMATQTSGINASLPPVSYTKAIDVWTGVCLTFVFGALLEFALVNYASRSGLNKANMHKENMKKKRRDLEQASLDAASDLLDTDSNATFAMKPLVRHPGDPLALEKLRQCEVHMQPPKRPSCCKTWLSKFPTRQCSRSKRIDVISRITFPLVFALFNLVYWSTYLFREEDDE
- the LOC132783937 gene encoding glutamate-gated chloride channel isoform X11, translated to MGTGHYFWAIFYFTSLCSASLANNAKINFREKEKKVLDQILGAGKYDARIRPSGINGTANLATRVKVNMFLRSISKIDDYKMEYSVQLTFREQWTDERLKFDDIQGRLKYLTLTEANRVWMPDLFFSNEKEGHFHNIIMPNVYIRIFPNGSVLYSIRISLTLACPMNLKLYPLDRQICSLRMASYGWTTNDLVFLWKEGDPVQVVKNLHLPRFTLEKFLTDYCNSKTNTGEYSCLKVDLLFKREFSYYLIQIYIPCCMLVIVSWVSFWLDQGAVPARVSLGVTTLLTMATQTSGINASLPPVSYTKAIDVWTGVCLTFVFGALLEFALVNYASRSDMHKENMKKKRRDLEQASLDAASDLLDTDSNATFAMKPLVRHPGDPLALEKLRQCEVHMQPPKRPSCCKTWLSKFPTRSKRIDVISRITFPLVFALFNLVYWSTYLFREEDDETF
- the LOC132783937 gene encoding glutamate-gated chloride channel isoform X7, translated to MGTGHYFWAIFYFTSLCSASLANNAKINFREKEKKVLDQILGAGKYDARIRPSGINGTANLATRVKVNMFLRSISKIDDYKMEYSVQLTFREQWTDERLKFDDIQGRLKYLTLTEANRVWMPDLFFSNEKEGHFHNIIMPNVYIRIFPNGSVLYSIRISLTLACPMNLKLYPLDRQICSLRMASYGWTTNDLVFLWKEGDPVQVVKNLHLPRFTLEKFLTDYCNSKTNTGEYSCLKVDLLFKREFSYYLIQIYIPCCMLVIVSWVSFWLDQGAVPARVSLGVTTLLTMATQTSGINASLPPVSYTKAIDVWTGVCLTFVFGALLEFALVNYASRSDMHKENMKKKRRDLEQASLDAASDLLDTDSNATFAMKPLVRHPGDPLALEKLRQCEVHMQPPKRPSCCKTWLSKFPTRQCSRSKRIDVISRITFPLVFALFNLVYWSTYLFREEDDETF
- the LOC132783937 gene encoding glutamate-gated chloride channel isoform X6, whose product is MGTGHYFWAIFYFTSLCSASLANNAKINFREKEKKVLDQILGAGKYDARIRPSGINGTANLATRVKVNMFLRSISKIDDYKMEYSVQLTFREQWTDERLKFDDIQGRLKYLTLTEANRVWMPDLFFSNEKEGHFHNIIMPNVYIRIFPNGSVLYSIRISLTLACPMNLKLYPLDRQICSLRMASYGWTTNDLVFLWKEGDPVQVVKNLHLPRFTLEKFLTDYCNSKTNTGEYSCLKVDLLFKREFSYYLIQIYIPCCMLVIVSWVSFWLDQGAVPARVSLGVTTLLTMATQTSGINASLPPVSYTKAIDVWTGVCLTFVFGALLEFALVNYASRSGLNKANMHKENMKKKRRDLEQASLDAASDLLDTDSNATFAMKPLVRHPGDPLALEKLRQCEVHMQPPKRPSCCKTWLSKFPTRSKRIDVISRITFPLVFALFNLVYWSTYLFREEDDETF
- the LOC132783937 gene encoding glutamate-gated chloride channel isoform X1; the encoded protein is MGTGHYFWAIFYFTSLCSASLANNAKINFREKEKKVLDQILGAGKYDARIRPSGINGTANLATRVKVNMFLRSISKIDDYKMEYSVQLTFREQWTDERLKFDDIQGRLKYLTLTEANRVWMPDLFFSNEKEGHFHNIIMPNVYIRIFPNGSVLYSIRISLTLACPMNLKLYPLDRQICSLRMASYGWTTNDLVFLWKEGDPVQVVKNLHLPRFTLEKFLTDYCNSKTNTGEYSCLKVDLLFKREFSYYLIQIYIPCCMLVIVSWVSFWLDQGAVPARVSLGVTTLLTMATQTSGINASLPPVSYTKAIDVWTGVCLTFVFGALLEFALVNYASRSGLNKANMHKENMKKKRRDLEQASLDAASDLLDTDSNATFAMKPLVRHPGDPLALEKLRQCEVHMQPPKRPSCCKTWLSKFPTRQCSRSKRIDVISRITFPLVFALFNLVYWSTYLFREEDDETF